Proteins co-encoded in one Diaminobutyricimonas sp. LJ205 genomic window:
- a CDS encoding PLDc N-terminal domain-containing protein: MSSNAIVLWVMAALLLPLLGPILWFSIGRKSAQA, encoded by the coding sequence ATGTCGAGTAATGCCATCGTTCTGTGGGTCATGGCCGCACTCTTACTGCCGCTGCTCGGCCCGATCCTCTGGTTCAGCATCGGCCGAAAGTCGGCCCAGGCGTAG